A window of the Leptospira bourretii genome harbors these coding sequences:
- a CDS encoding LEPBI_I1174 family sigma 54-regulated protein, protein MIKHQIAILFIISFGLHANPLLDESAEDILRSARLSRIPSVILSLEERAIVKMESNDLLSAREDLKKAIQLKHAIGMKESEGNASLLLQISKLESRLGNRCEANQYSHLAKRIALRIGVNLGAVAFDRAVMPDNRKPDGCVEVSWLKE, encoded by the coding sequence ATGATCAAACACCAAATTGCTATACTATTCATCATTTCTTTTGGTTTGCATGCAAATCCCCTCCTGGATGAATCCGCAGAAGACATCCTCCGCAGTGCGAGGCTTTCTCGCATCCCTTCCGTCATCCTGAGTCTGGAAGAAAGAGCGATTGTCAAAATGGAAAGTAACGACTTACTTTCTGCCAGAGAAGACCTAAAAAAAGCCATTCAACTCAAACATGCGATTGGAATGAAAGAGTCAGAAGGAAACGCAAGCCTTCTCTTGCAGATTTCCAAATTGGAATCCCGGTTAGGAAATCGATGCGAGGCCAACCAATACTCTCATTTAGCAAAACGAATTGCCCTCCGTATCGGCGTAAACCTTGGAGCGGTTGCTTTTGACCGAGCAGTTATGCCCGACAACAGAAAACCTGATGGTTGTGTCGAAGTATCCTGGTTAAAAGAGTAA
- a CDS encoding NAD(P)-binding domain-containing protein, with protein sequence MWSNLILLHSNDPVGNPLDDDGLEVWQTCQRNIAFGDRRLFPIAETERFYKGYEVFHGFEAYRFLLEVVSGLRSKLFGESEIQAQFRDRFREEKVTESTFALSLLRLRDQILEHTKQIRSKYLTGLGRQTYGSIAESYLQKHNSVTLLGTGKLATSILPYLISKGKDVRLIGRNQTKLNELQKEFPITTHHWEDYQPGDEAIVIASSFLPFNWDFMIESSSFILDFRETTIKNHNYKNYIPLSQILSDLQETDEQIQSVKMDLQFFLTELTREREEEQIHIMNGWEDLLV encoded by the coding sequence ATGTGGTCGAACCTGATTCTATTACATTCAAATGATCCAGTAGGCAACCCTTTAGACGATGATGGTTTAGAGGTTTGGCAAACATGCCAAAGAAATATTGCATTCGGAGATCGTCGCCTATTTCCCATTGCAGAGACCGAACGTTTTTACAAAGGTTACGAAGTTTTTCACGGATTTGAAGCTTACCGATTTTTACTCGAAGTTGTTTCCGGCTTACGATCAAAATTATTTGGAGAATCTGAAATCCAAGCACAGTTTCGCGATCGTTTCCGGGAAGAAAAAGTAACTGAGTCTACATTTGCACTTTCTCTCTTACGATTACGAGACCAAATATTAGAACACACAAAACAAATCCGTTCCAAATACCTAACGGGACTTGGAAGACAAACCTATGGAAGTATAGCTGAGTCATATTTACAAAAACACAATTCCGTTACCTTACTTGGAACTGGAAAACTTGCGACTTCCATTCTTCCTTATCTTATTTCAAAAGGCAAAGATGTCCGACTCATTGGTCGAAACCAAACAAAATTAAACGAGTTACAAAAAGAATTTCCAATTACAACTCATCACTGGGAAGATTACCAGCCGGGAGATGAAGCAATCGTCATTGCTTCAAGTTTTTTACCGTTTAACTGGGATTTCATGATAGAAAGTTCCTCTTTCATTTTAGATTTTAGAGAGACAACAATCAAAAACCATAATTATAAAAACTACATTCCTCTATCACAAATTTTAAGTGATCTCCAGGAAACGGACGAACAAATCCAATCAGTTAAAATGGATTTACAGTTTTTTCTAACGGAACTCACAAGGGAACGGGAGGAAGAACAAATACATATTATGAATGGATGGGAAGATTTACTTGTCTGA
- the msrB gene encoding peptide-methionine (R)-S-oxide reductase MsrB, whose amino-acid sequence MKHEENWKEKLTPLQYQVTREKGTERPFTGEYYEHKEQGTYLCVCCGEALFSSNAKYDSGSGWPSYYEPVRKEAVATESDQSHGMVRTEIHCQNCGAHLGHVFPDGPKPTGLRYCVNSASLKFQKE is encoded by the coding sequence ATGAAGCACGAAGAAAATTGGAAAGAAAAACTCACTCCCTTACAATACCAAGTCACTAGGGAAAAAGGCACCGAACGCCCGTTTACTGGTGAGTATTATGAACATAAAGAACAAGGTACATATCTTTGTGTTTGTTGTGGTGAAGCATTGTTTTCTTCTAATGCAAAATATGATTCTGGTAGTGGTTGGCCTAGTTACTATGAACCGGTTCGTAAGGAAGCAGTGGCAACCGAGTCAGACCAAAGCCATGGGATGGTGAGAACCGAGATCCACTGCCAAAACTGTGGTGCGCATCTTGGACATGTTTTCCCCGATGGGCCAAAGCCAACTGGTTTGCGATACTGTGTAAACTCAGCTTCTTTAAAATTCCAAAAAGAATAA